Genomic DNA from Fimbriimonas ginsengisoli Gsoil 348:
CCGATCGCGCTGGCGATGCTCTGGATCTACGTGTATCTGCCGAACACGGGCATGGTCAACACCGTGCTGGGGTGGCTCGGCATCACCACCAAGACCGATTTCCTGAACGATATCCAATGGGCGATGTGGGCGCTGGTCGTGATGTCGGCGCTCAACGGGATCGGGCCGAAGATGATCTTATTCCTCGCGGGGCTGCTCAACATCCCGCCGGAGCTTTACGAGGCCGCTTCTTTGGACGGCGCGACGCGGGCGAGAACGTTTTGGCGCATCACTCTGCCGATGCTGGCGCCGACGACGTTCTTCGTCATGGTCACCTCGACGATCGGAGCAATGCAGGTCTTTGCGCCGATTTACCTCATGACCAAGGGAGGGCCGGAGGAATCGACCGACGTGGTCGGTTATCACATCTTCCAAGAGGCCTGGGTTCGGTTCAATACCGGACTCTCCGCCGCGCAAAGCTTCATCCTGCTCGCCGCCATCGTTGCGATCGCGGTTTTCCAGTTCCGGCTCCAGAAAGGGCAACTCCAGGGGTACTCCACGATATGAGCCATTCGATCGACATCCTCTTCCGAACCGACCGGTTCAATCTCTCAGACGAGAAGCCGCACTTTATCAATCCGTGCTGCTTTGGCGAGGACATGCTCGAATGGCTGCGGAATCGGATGATCGAGCGGGGAGCGACGGTGGGCGAGCCGATCCAAGAAGACTGGGGGTGGTGCGAGGAGGTTTTCCTCGGCGGAATCAGCTACCTACTGGGGGTCGGCGGAAACTCGGATGAGGAAGCTGGGCAGCCTAATTTAGGCGAGTGGCGGCTGATGGTGACGCGCCAACGCTCCGTTACCGACAAGCTGTTCGGACGAAACAAAGAGGCGGGCCCGTTGCCGGACGTGCTCCTGGAAATTCTGCGGAGCGAGCCGACGCTTCGAGACGTCCAGATGGAGGAAGGCTCCTGACGTCTGCCCGGCTACGCGATGCGGTTTTGACGGTGCTCCTTGGGACGCTCATCGCTTGGCTGCCCGCCCGGCTCGGGCTCGGCGCGGTCAGCGGCTGGCTGATCGGGGTTCCGATGGCGATCGGGGCGGTCGTCGTTCTCCAGGGGGTTCTCGCCCTTGGCGAGCTGCCGATCGTCGTTCCCTCGTCGATTCAGCGCGCGGCCGGGCTCGCCATGGTTCTCCTCGGCGCTTGGCTGTGGCGCTTGGGCGAGCAGGCGCCGATTTGGCACGTCGTTGGCGGAGCGCTGGGTGCGTTTGGGCTCATCTTGGCCGCGGCGGGGGCGGGTCGGAAAGCGGCCAGTTATTGGACGCTCGGGCTCCTGGCAGCCGTCCTCTTCGCCCCGTTTGTTTGGATGGTGCTGGTGTCGCTGCATCCGCCCAAGTCGCCGATCCCGGAGCTGAAAGATATCCTGCCGATGACGGCGGTGAAAGTGAGCGATTCCGCCGGCGGAACAACGCCAAAGTTGGATCTCCACTGGGAGAATTACGACACCGTTCTCAACAGTCCGACCCTGCCGGTTCGGCGGTTCTTCCTGAACACGGCGTTCGTCACCTTCACCGTCGTTCTGGCGCAGTTGCTGTTCACCTCCCTGGCCGCGTACGGGCTCTCGCGCGTCCGCTTCAAGGGCCGAGAGATCGTCTTCGCGCTCTTTCTGGGGTCGATGATGTTCGCGGGGCCGGTCACGCAGATCCCGGTGTATTTGATGCTGCGGTCGTTCGGATGGCTGGATACCTACTGGGCGCTCATCGTGCCGGGGGTGTCGTCGTCGTTCTCGGTGTTTCTGCTTCGGCAATTCTTCTTGCAGATTCCGTTCGAACTGGACGAAGCCGCGCGGATCGATGGGGCGAGCGACTTGGTCATCTACTGGCGCGTCATCATGCCGCTGAGCCGGGCCGCGCTGGCCACGGCGGCCGCGTTTACCTTCTTCGGGGTTTGGACCGACTTCTTCGGTCCGCTTATCTACACGAACTCGACCGAGCTGCGGACGCTCGAGGTCGGCCTATCGATTTTCAAGAACAGCTATGGCGGCAGCAACTGGCCGCTTCAGATGGCCGCCGCCCTCATCGTCCTAACCCCGCTCCTCATCGTCTTCCTGTTCGTCCAGCGCTATTTCACAAAAGGCATCATGCTCGGCAGCCTGAAGTAGTGCGACCGTAGCGCCGGCTTCCAGCCGGTAGCCCAAGTAACTCGACCTGACAAGTTCTTTGTCTGCCTTTTCCCTACCCGTGATTGCCCGCAACGGAACTACGGTGTGCCTGGTGATGCGTTTTGCAGAGAAAGCCCGATGATCAGCTTCAATCACTGCTTTTCAGAGGCGGGCCGCCTCTGATACCCACGGGCGAGCCGCCCGTGCCACGATAGCAACACGGCACTAGCGGAGGAGATTCCGGCACGAATCCGATACGGGGTGGACGATCACGTAAAATTGGCCCATGCCTCTTCCATTTGTCCTTGTCGTGGCCCTCGCTCCTAAATCGGCGGCTCCGATCGAGTTAAGGCCGGGGATCGTCCTCACCAAGAGCGTGAAGGTCACCAGGAAGACGTACCGGTTCGCGACCGCCCAGGGAGAGAAACAAGCCGGCGGCGAGACGATTCCGACGCTAACGCCGGCGATCGTTATCCGCGGCGACGGGATCACGATCGACTTCGCCGGAGCGACCCTTCAAGGCTCCGCCGAGAGGACCGATCCGGACAAGCGGAAGGGGCTCGCCGTTCAGGTCGAAGGGAACAACGTTACGCTCAAGAACCTGAACGTCCACGGCTACAAGGTGGGGCTGATCGCCCGAAACGCGAAGGGGCTCCGCATTCTCGACAGCGACTTCTCCAACAACTGGAAGCAGAAACTCGCCTCCACCATTGAAAAGGAAGACGAGTCCGACTGGATGAGCTACCACCACAACGAGAACGACGAGTGGCTGCGGTATGGGGCGGCGATCTATCTCTCGGGATGCGACCGGTTCGAAGTGAAAGGGGTGCGGGCGCAAGGTGGCCAGTGCGGCCTCATGCTGAACCGCTCGACCCATGGGACGGTCTGGAACAACGACTTCTCATTCCTAAGCGGCGTCGGCCTTGGCCTGTATCGGAGCAGCGACAACCGGGTCATGCACAACCGGATCGACTGGTGCGTTCGCGGCTTCAGCTACGGCGTTTACAATCGGGGGCAGGATTCGGCCGGCATCCTCATTTTCGAGCAGTGCAACCGGAACGTGTTCGCTTACAACTCGGTGACCCACGGCGGGGATGGGTTCTTTCTGTGGGCAGGGCAAACCACGATGGACGCCGGGACTGGCGGCTGCAACGACAATCTCCTGTACGGGAACGACTTCAGCCACGCCCCGACGAACGGCATTGAAGCGACGTTTAGCCGGAACACTTTCGCCAACAACAAGGTGATGGAGTGCTGGCATGGCGTCTGGGGAGGGTACTCGTACGACACCAAGATCTTGGGCAACGTCTTCGGCTACAACGCCGAGAGCATCGCCATCGAGCATGGGCAGAAGAACGAGATTACGTCGAACGTCTTCTTCCGGGACAACATGGGGCTCGACCTGTGGATGAACGCGTCGCAAGACCCGAACTGGGGTTACCCGAAGCACCACGACACCGTGAGCCACGACTACAAAATCCAGGCGAACCTGTTTAGCGACATTCCGACGACGGCGATCCGCGTTCGAGATACGCACGAGGTCGACATCGACCAGAACAACTTCTTCCGCGTGGGTCGTGTGCTTCAGATCACCCAAAAGGGAAAGGATGTGGCTCGTCCGGGTCTGGAGGGGGGATCGGAAGAGGAGAAAGAGGAGAGCGGGGTCGAGTTCGGCGCGAATGCGGTTCGCAGCGTTAAGGCGGAGCCGGCGCTGGAAGGGTTTAAGTCGGTTCAGTACGATCCTTCGTTCCGGCCTCTGCCGCCGACGATGGAGGCGAGCGGGCGTCCGATCGTGGAGCTCGATCCGGATCCGAAGCAGTACATTTCGCGGTTCGACGTGCGGTGGGAGCCGGTTTGGCTCGACCTGCCGGTTACGTCGAAGAACCTGCAGGACATTTACTGGTCGCGCACGGCGATGGATACGCGAACCCTGGCTCCGAAGCCGATGACGGGGGGGCGAATACCGTTTATTCCGAAGGGAACGTTGCGGGGCCAGCGATACATTCTCGTCGACGAGTGGGGACCTTACGATTTCAAGCGGCCGCTTCTGTGGCCCCGGCAAGATCTAAACCCGGGCGTCACGGGAAATGTGACTCGGAAGCGATATGAGATCCTCGGTCCGAAGGGGCGGTGGCGATTGCTTTCTTCGGACGGGGTTTCGCATGTCTCCGCGCAATCGGGGTCGGTGCCGGGCTACGTCGACGTCGAGATGAAGGTTGGCCAAGTCGGCACGACCAAGATCGAAATGGAGTACGTCGGCGCGGCGACGAGCGACTATCGGGGGGTGGTCACTCCGGCCGGTAAACCCGTTCGGTTCGGCTTCTCACGGTTCTTCGCGCCGATCGCCTGGAATGTTAAGTTCTTCCGCTGGTCGGAATCGGAGAATCCCGCGGAGCCGCACGCCAATCCAAAGAATTTCGCCCAAGTGCTGGAGAGTGCGCCGATCAAGGAGCTTAAAACCGACCGGCTGGACTACGCGGGATATGCCCTCGTGCGCGGACTGCCGAACGACCATTACGCCACCCTCGGCGAGGGCACGTTCAGCGTTCCGGCGGGCGAGTACGACGTCGCGCTGACGACCGACGATGGAGCTCGACTCTGGCTGGACGGCAAGCCGCTGATCGCCGACGCCTGGAAGTATCAGGGGCCGACCCTCTACACAAAGAGGGTCCACCTCGGCGCCGGTCCCCATACGATGCGAGTCGAGCACTTCCAGATCGACGGATATGCGACGCTGAAGGTGGAGCTGAAGCCGGCGAAGTAACTATTCAACCCAGTTCTTGAGGCTCGATGACGGTTACTCCCGCTTTGGCCCAAGCCTGATCGCGGGTTATGAAAACGGTGCACCCCGCGATCAGGCCGGTGGCTATGTGAATTGCGTCGGGTGTTTTCAGTCCATGCAGCGCCCTTAGATCTATGGCTTTCTCCAAAATCAAGTTGCTAATCGGCTCGGTAATCATTACGGAAGACGGGGCAAGAAAAGCTCGGTAAGTCGATTCAAGAAAGTGATCCGCGGCTTTTCGAGGACCGGTAACGACCTCAAAGCAGGGTCAGTTCGCTTGTGACCGCGGTCATGCTTCCACCGTCAAGCAAGTCCAATAGGCCTTCTTCGAGATTTGCATACTTTGCGATACCTTCGAACGCATAAATAATCGTGCTTGCATCAAGGTAGGCGCGGTGGCCCAGTAGGCTCACCATTCGCTACGCTGGTCTTCGACATAGCGGTCGATCGCTTCCACCGAACCGTGCGCGCCGGGCCGGCCTTCGGCTACACCGAAGAAGGAGGCATAACGATGAATGGGCTTCGGTTTATTTGCGGGCGAGAGTCGAATGAGTTGCTCCGCCACCACTTGTTCTAATGAGATGTGTCGCTGGGCTGCCTCAATTTCGAGACCTTGGGCGACTTCATCGGGGATCTGGATGGTCAATTTAGTCATTACGGATGTTCACAGCTTCCCTTCAATCTATCTTACGACGTGGCTGGAAGCCCGTGCCACGGCGGAGGTAGTATTTCGCCAGTCCCAAGATGTTGCCGCAACGGCGCGACTCCATCCGGAGAGCGAGTCGTGCGGCAGCCGCCAAGCGGGTGAAAGGAAATGATGAATGCATTCCTCAACCGCCCCGCTCGCTGAGTTCGACGTCAGCGACTCCCGGGGTTTTTTGCCAACGACCGATCCTTTGGATCGGCTCCCCTCCTCATTCGACGCCTGGGAAGACGCGGCTCACGCGCTTCCGAAGCTGCTGATGACCGACCATGCGCGCGCCTACCTAGAGGCGCTGCCCCCCTTCCCCCTCGACGAACTTCGCGACGAACGCCAGTGGCGGCGCGCGATGTCGCTCCTCTCGTACCTAGGCCACGCTTACGTCTGGCGCGGCGACCGTCCGGCAACCCACTTACCGGCACGCCTCGCGGTGCCGTGGCACGCGGTTGCCACGCGTCAGGGCCGCCCGCCGGTGCTCTCCTATGCTTCGTACTGCCTCGATAACTGGTTCCGGTTCGATAAGAGCCGCGAGCCGGGGATCGGGAATATTGGCTTGATCCAGAACTTCCTGGCGGGCGAAGACGAGGAGTGGTTTATCCTCGTCCACGTCGACATCGAACTCGCCGCCGCACCGGGAATCGCGGCGCTGCTTCCCGCCCAAAACGCCGCTGCCGCGGGCGACGTCGAGGCGCTGGAACAACACCTAACGACGATCGGGGGCGCTCTCGACAAGATGTACGCGACCATGCGGCGGATGCCGGAGCGGTGCGATCCGTACATCTACTACCATCGGGTCCGGCCGTACATCCACGGCTGGAAAAACCATCCGGACCTACCGGAAGGGTTGGTTTACGAAGGGGTCGACGAGTACGCGGGCCAGCCGCAGCAGTTCCGAGGGGAGACGGGGGCGCAAAGCGCCATCGTCCCATCGCTGGACGCGGTGCTCGGGGTGTATCACGAGGCCGACGAGCTGAAAACGTATCTCATGGAGATGCGGGAGTACATGCCACCCGAGCATCGGGCACTGCTACAGACGCTGGAAGCGCGGCCGCCGGTCCGGGCGTTCGTCCAGAGGTCAGGGTCAGCGAGCCTAACGGCGGCGTACGATCGGTGCGTGGCGGGAGTCGAGCGGTTCCGCTCGTTGCACCTCGAGTACGCGGCGACGTACATCTTCAAGCAGGCGCAAACCGATCCGAAGAACCCTCACGCGGTTGGCACCGGGGGAACTCCGTTCATGCGGTACTTAAAAAAGCATCGCGACGAAACCGCAAGTCACGTCCTTCGGACTTAGCAATCGGAGCATGCGGAGCGATCGGAGCGACGGAGAATCCTCTCCAGCGCTCCGACGGCTCCGATAGCTCCGAAGGCTAGCTCACGTAGCCGGTTCGATCCGTCGGGGTGACGACGGCGGTCGGTTGCGCGGCGGAGGCTTCCTGCTGGATTCGCGGGACCTCTTGATCCAGGCGGTTCAGCGCGCTCTCCCAGCGGGCGCGCATCGGCTGGATGCCGGCGCCGCCGATGGCGACGATGCTCACACCCACTA
This window encodes:
- a CDS encoding carbohydrate ABC transporter permease codes for the protein MLLGTLIAWLPARLGLGAVSGWLIGVPMAIGAVVVLQGVLALGELPIVVPSSIQRAAGLAMVLLGAWLWRLGEQAPIWHVVGGALGAFGLILAAAGAGRKAASYWTLGLLAAVLFAPFVWMVLVSLHPPKSPIPELKDILPMTAVKVSDSAGGTTPKLDLHWENYDTVLNSPTLPVRRFFLNTAFVTFTVVLAQLLFTSLAAYGLSRVRFKGREIVFALFLGSMMFAGPVTQIPVYLMLRSFGWLDTYWALIVPGVSSSFSVFLLRQFFLQIPFELDEAARIDGASDLVIYWRVIMPLSRAALATAAAFTFFGVWTDFFGPLIYTNSTELRTLEVGLSIFKNSYGGSNWPLQMAAALIVLTPLLIVFLFVQRYFTKGIMLGSLK
- a CDS encoding right-handed parallel beta-helix repeat-containing protein, yielding MPLPFVLVVALAPKSAAPIELRPGIVLTKSVKVTRKTYRFATAQGEKQAGGETIPTLTPAIVIRGDGITIDFAGATLQGSAERTDPDKRKGLAVQVEGNNVTLKNLNVHGYKVGLIARNAKGLRILDSDFSNNWKQKLASTIEKEDESDWMSYHHNENDEWLRYGAAIYLSGCDRFEVKGVRAQGGQCGLMLNRSTHGTVWNNDFSFLSGVGLGLYRSSDNRVMHNRIDWCVRGFSYGVYNRGQDSAGILIFEQCNRNVFAYNSVTHGGDGFFLWAGQTTMDAGTGGCNDNLLYGNDFSHAPTNGIEATFSRNTFANNKVMECWHGVWGGYSYDTKILGNVFGYNAESIAIEHGQKNEITSNVFFRDNMGLDLWMNASQDPNWGYPKHHDTVSHDYKIQANLFSDIPTTAIRVRDTHEVDIDQNNFFRVGRVLQITQKGKDVARPGLEGGSEEEKEESGVEFGANAVRSVKAEPALEGFKSVQYDPSFRPLPPTMEASGRPIVELDPDPKQYISRFDVRWEPVWLDLPVTSKNLQDIYWSRTAMDTRTLAPKPMTGGRIPFIPKGTLRGQRYILVDEWGPYDFKRPLLWPRQDLNPGVTGNVTRKRYEILGPKGRWRLLSSDGVSHVSAQSGSVPGYVDVEMKVGQVGTTKIEMEYVGAATSDYRGVVTPAGKPVRFGFSRFFAPIAWNVKFFRWSESENPAEPHANPKNFAQVLESAPIKELKTDRLDYAGYALVRGLPNDHYATLGEGTFSVPAGEYDVALTTDDGARLWLDGKPLIADAWKYQGPTLYTKRVHLGAGPHTMRVEHFQIDGYATLKVELKPAK
- a CDS encoding carbohydrate ABC transporter permease, with product MATFSSRKSKFLGWLFVGPAFAHLLVFALIPMGYALYLSFFKIHLVRDERQFVGLFNYRYTFGDAPFWNAMWNSARYALMSVPLGMAVGLGVALLVNQKLRGITIFRTLYYIPSIVSPIALAMLWIYVYLPNTGMVNTVLGWLGITTKTDFLNDIQWAMWALVVMSALNGIGPKMILFLAGLLNIPPELYEAASLDGATRARTFWRITLPMLAPTTFFVMVTSTIGAMQVFAPIYLMTKGGPEESTDVVGYHIFQEAWVRFNTGLSAAQSFILLAAIVAIAVFQFRLQKGQLQGYSTI